A genome region from Microbacterium sp. CGR2 includes the following:
- a CDS encoding urea amidolyase family protein codes for MRILTASDRALLIEAADLDEAMRLNLAWGGVTGVVELIPGARTVLVRFDPLQISAADLGAVLAQTHVDAEHAPVVREVTIPVHYDGEDLDEVAALLGVSAEEVVARHLAAEWRVAFSGFAPGFGYAASSDPLFDVPRRSSPRTRVPAGSVALAGNFTGVYPRESPGGWQLIGRTEAVMWDIERDPPALLSPGTLARFERLGPETVSAASGRGAASASSAASESADDSAAPPHAMPPSAAAQGDGLGFDAPRRIEVVRSSLQLLVQDLGRPGHAALGVSASGVADRTAMRDANRAVGNDAHTAVLESVGGMLLRFQGAEVATVTGATGALTLTDRDGASRVVPHGAPFALADGDELLFGHPERGLRYVVAVRGGIRALSALGSVSTDTLAGLGPAPLAAGDVVELGDPRTAPHSVAPLSIPRALPGPGETVELEITLGPRDDWFTASALETLTRQVWEVTPRSDRVGIRLAGEIPLERAVTGELPSEGAITGAIQVPPDGQPVLFLPDHPLTGGYPIIAAVTDRSLDIAGQLAPGVRIRLVVKETP; via the coding sequence ATGCGCATCCTCACGGCGTCGGATCGAGCGCTCCTCATCGAGGCGGCGGACCTCGACGAGGCGATGCGCCTGAACCTCGCCTGGGGTGGTGTCACGGGTGTCGTCGAGCTCATCCCCGGCGCCCGTACCGTGCTGGTGCGGTTCGACCCGCTCCAGATCTCCGCCGCGGACCTCGGGGCGGTGCTCGCCCAGACGCATGTCGACGCCGAGCATGCGCCCGTGGTGCGAGAAGTCACGATCCCGGTGCACTACGACGGGGAAGATCTGGATGAGGTGGCCGCGCTGCTCGGCGTCTCTGCGGAAGAGGTCGTCGCGCGGCACCTCGCGGCCGAGTGGCGGGTGGCGTTTTCCGGCTTCGCACCGGGGTTCGGGTACGCGGCATCTTCGGATCCCCTCTTCGACGTTCCGCGGAGGTCTTCGCCGCGCACGCGGGTTCCGGCGGGGTCGGTCGCCCTTGCCGGGAACTTCACGGGGGTCTACCCCCGGGAGAGCCCGGGTGGGTGGCAGCTGATCGGACGCACGGAGGCGGTGATGTGGGACATCGAACGCGACCCTCCCGCGCTGCTCTCTCCCGGCACCCTGGCTCGTTTCGAGCGCCTCGGCCCCGAGACCGTGTCAGCCGCGTCGGGTCGGGGTGCCGCGTCGGCCTCGTCGGCCGCATCGGAAAGTGCCGATGACTCCGCGGCTCCGCCGCATGCCATGCCCCCAAGCGCTGCGGCTCAAGGGGATGGGCTGGGTTTCGACGCGCCGCGCCGGATCGAGGTCGTCCGCTCGTCGCTTCAACTGCTGGTGCAGGACCTCGGGCGACCGGGTCATGCGGCCCTCGGCGTCTCGGCATCCGGTGTCGCCGACCGCACGGCGATGCGCGATGCGAACCGAGCGGTCGGCAACGATGCCCACACGGCGGTTCTCGAGAGCGTCGGGGGGATGCTGTTGCGGTTCCAGGGGGCCGAAGTCGCCACGGTGACCGGGGCGACCGGAGCGCTCACGCTCACCGATCGCGACGGAGCCAGTCGTGTTGTCCCGCATGGTGCGCCGTTCGCGCTCGCCGATGGCGACGAACTGCTGTTCGGGCACCCCGAACGGGGCCTGCGCTACGTCGTCGCCGTGCGCGGCGGCATCCGTGCACTGTCGGCTCTGGGCAGCGTCTCCACAGACACGCTCGCCGGACTCGGACCGGCACCGCTGGCCGCCGGCGACGTCGTCGAGCTCGGCGACCCCCGCACCGCCCCGCATTCGGTGGCACCGCTCTCGATCCCCCGAGCCTTGCCGGGACCGGGCGAGACCGTCGAACTCGAGATCACCCTCGGCCCACGCGACGACTGGTTCACCGCGTCGGCGCTGGAGACTCTCACCCGTCAGGTCTGGGAGGTCACGCCGCGCTCCGACCGTGTCGGCATCCGGCTGGCAGGGGAGATTCCGCTGGAGCGCGCTGTCACGGGGGAACTGCCGAGTGAGGGCGCGATCACCGGCGCGATCCAGGTCCCGCCCGACGGCCAGCCGGTGCTGTTCCTGCCGGATCACCCGCTCACCGGCGGGTACCCGATCATCGCCGCCGTCACCGATCGAAGCCTGGACATCGCCGGGCAGCTGGCACCGGGAGTGCGCATCCGCCTCGTTGTGAAGGAGACCCCATGA
- a CDS encoding uracil-xanthine permease family protein — MALWKLHGNGRTVEPGAVVRPDERLNWPATIAIGVQHVVAMFGATFLVPILTGFPVSTTLLFSGLGTLLFLLLTRNKLPSYLGSSFAFIAPITALNGGNALESGEQITQALLGVVAAGVLLAAIGFLVQAVGTGWIDKLMPPVVAGSIVALIGFNLAPAAWNNFKLQPELATVTLIAVVLFSVLFRGFLGRISIFLGVIVGYIVALFTGQVTFDGVAEAAWIGLPDFHLVAVGDPVAWGLVPMFLPVVLVLIAENVGHVRGVATMTEDPTMNKHTGRALVADGLATTLAGGFGGSGTTTYGENIGVMAATRVYSTAAYWIAGTVAILLAFSPKIGVIFNTIPAGVLGGVTTALYGLIGVIGIKIWVDNRVDFSRPVNQYTVAVSFVVAIAGFAMSWGSFQLGAIVLGTVAALLIYHLGNAIARWRKSGADDGGPIPAVGPLGGDPR, encoded by the coding sequence ATGGCCCTGTGGAAGCTGCACGGAAACGGCCGCACGGTCGAACCCGGCGCCGTCGTCCGTCCCGATGAACGACTGAACTGGCCGGCCACGATCGCGATCGGCGTGCAGCACGTCGTCGCCATGTTCGGTGCGACCTTCCTGGTGCCGATCCTGACCGGGTTCCCGGTGTCGACGACCCTCCTCTTCTCCGGCTTGGGCACGCTGCTCTTCCTCCTGCTCACCCGGAACAAGCTGCCCAGCTACCTCGGCTCCTCCTTCGCTTTCATCGCACCGATCACCGCACTCAACGGGGGCAACGCGCTCGAGTCCGGCGAACAGATCACACAGGCGCTCCTCGGTGTCGTCGCCGCCGGAGTCCTCCTCGCCGCGATCGGCTTCCTGGTGCAGGCCGTCGGCACGGGCTGGATCGACAAGCTCATGCCGCCGGTGGTGGCGGGTTCGATCGTCGCTCTGATCGGCTTCAACCTGGCGCCGGCCGCGTGGAACAACTTCAAGCTGCAGCCGGAGCTCGCCACGGTGACCCTCATCGCGGTGGTGCTGTTCAGCGTGCTGTTCCGCGGATTCCTCGGCCGCATCTCGATCTTCCTCGGCGTCATCGTCGGCTACATCGTCGCCCTCTTCACGGGGCAGGTGACATTCGACGGTGTCGCCGAAGCCGCCTGGATCGGTCTCCCCGACTTCCACCTCGTGGCCGTCGGCGACCCGGTCGCCTGGGGGCTCGTGCCGATGTTCCTCCCCGTCGTGCTCGTGCTGATCGCCGAGAACGTCGGACACGTGCGCGGAGTCGCGACGATGACGGAAGACCCGACGATGAACAAGCACACGGGTCGTGCGCTGGTCGCCGACGGGCTCGCGACGACCCTGGCCGGCGGATTCGGCGGATCGGGCACGACCACCTACGGCGAGAACATCGGAGTGATGGCCGCGACGCGCGTGTATTCGACCGCGGCCTACTGGATCGCCGGCACCGTGGCGATCCTGCTCGCCTTCTCCCCCAAGATCGGCGTGATCTTCAACACGATTCCCGCCGGGGTGCTCGGCGGCGTGACCACTGCTCTGTACGGTCTGATCGGCGTCATCGGCATCAAGATCTGGGTCGACAACCGCGTCGACTTCTCGCGCCCGGTGAACCAGTACACCGTGGCGGTGTCGTTCGTCGTCGCCATCGCCGGCTTCGCGATGAGCTGGGGGAGTTTCCAGCTCGGGGCCATCGTCCTCGGCACTGTGGCAGCACTGCTGATCTACCACCTGGGCAACGCGATCGCCCGCTGGCGCAAGAGCGGCGCCGACGACGGCGGGCCGATCCCCGCGGTCGGACCGCTCGGCGGCGACCCGAGGTAA
- a CDS encoding DHA2 family efflux MFS transporter permease subunit: protein MTESRQSAGPSTGTFAVGDRPQSPWPALWALVIGFFMILVDTTIVSVANPAIKVALDPDTNNLDNVVWVTSAYLLAYAVPLLITGRLGDRFGPKNIYLIGLAIFTLASLWCGLSSSLEGLIAARAVQGLGAAFMTPQTMAVITRTFPPDRRGAAMGLWGATAGVATLVGPLVGGLLVDSLGWEWIFFVNLPVGIVAFVLAWMLVPKLATHPHRFDVLGVILSAVALFLIVFGLQEGEKFDWGVIWGPISVWGLIVTGLVVLAIFVVQQARTRSEPLVPLDLFRDRNFSGANVAIAAVGFTVTSMSLPLMFFLQTARSLTPTEAALLLIPMAVLSGVLAPVAGRLLDRVDPRIILIPGLLCVGGALVWYSVLIGMDTPIWMFLLPSALMGIGNAGMWGPLATTATRKLPPHQAGAGAGIYNTTRTIGSVIGSASIAAFMQSRLEANIPGLDEAPSGISGGTLPPQVADGFAAGMSQAILLPACAMVVALVAALFLGWYDKADGVPDATRAD, encoded by the coding sequence ATGACAGAATCACGCCAGTCCGCAGGCCCGTCCACGGGCACCTTCGCCGTGGGCGACCGCCCCCAGAGCCCGTGGCCCGCACTCTGGGCCCTCGTCATCGGCTTCTTCATGATCCTCGTCGACACGACGATCGTCTCGGTCGCGAATCCCGCCATCAAGGTGGCCCTCGATCCCGACACGAACAACCTCGACAACGTGGTGTGGGTGACCAGCGCATACCTCCTCGCCTACGCGGTGCCGCTGTTGATCACCGGGCGTCTCGGTGACCGCTTCGGCCCGAAGAACATCTATCTCATCGGTCTGGCGATCTTCACCCTCGCGTCGCTGTGGTGCGGACTCTCGTCGAGTTTGGAAGGACTCATCGCCGCTCGCGCGGTGCAGGGGCTGGGCGCCGCGTTCATGACGCCGCAGACGATGGCCGTCATCACGCGCACGTTCCCGCCCGATCGGCGGGGCGCTGCGATGGGGCTGTGGGGCGCGACCGCCGGTGTCGCGACTCTCGTCGGCCCTCTCGTCGGCGGCCTGCTCGTCGACAGCCTCGGCTGGGAGTGGATCTTCTTCGTCAACCTCCCCGTCGGCATCGTGGCGTTCGTGCTGGCCTGGATGCTCGTCCCGAAGCTCGCCACGCACCCGCACCGATTCGACGTCCTCGGGGTCATTCTGAGCGCGGTGGCACTGTTCCTGATCGTCTTCGGCCTACAGGAGGGCGAGAAGTTCGACTGGGGCGTGATCTGGGGACCCATCTCCGTCTGGGGCCTCATCGTCACCGGACTGGTGGTGCTCGCGATCTTCGTCGTGCAGCAGGCACGCACCCGCAGCGAGCCCCTGGTCCCGCTCGATCTGTTCCGCGACCGCAACTTCTCCGGTGCCAACGTCGCCATCGCCGCGGTGGGTTTCACGGTCACGAGCATGTCGCTGCCGCTGATGTTCTTCCTGCAGACAGCCCGATCGCTCACCCCCACCGAGGCGGCGCTGCTGTTGATTCCGATGGCCGTCCTCTCGGGGGTTCTCGCGCCTGTCGCGGGCAGACTGCTCGATCGGGTCGACCCGCGCATCATCCTCATCCCCGGGCTGCTCTGCGTCGGTGGCGCGCTCGTCTGGTACTCCGTGCTCATCGGCATGGACACCCCGATCTGGATGTTCCTGCTGCCCTCGGCGCTGATGGGAATCGGCAACGCGGGCATGTGGGGCCCTCTCGCCACCACGGCCACCCGCAAACTCCCGCCGCATCAGGCGGGTGCCGGAGCGGGCATCTACAACACCACCAGAACCATCGGATCGGTCATCGGCTCCGCGTCGATCGCCGCGTTCATGCAGTCGCGCCTCGAAGCGAACATCCCGGGTCTGGATGAGGCACCCTCCGGTATCAGCGGCGGCACGTTGCCCCCGCAGGTGGCGGACGGATTCGCCGCGGGAATGTCACAGGCGATCCTGCTTCCCGCCTGCGCGATGGTCGTGGCACTCGTCGCCGCCCTGTTCCTGGGGTGGTACGACAAAGCGGATGGCGTTCCCGACGCGACTCGAGCCGATTGA
- a CDS encoding NRAMP family divalent metal transporter, producing MSEQSTASLSPEDHARLASAKKRAGRGAVIGAIFLMATSAIGPGFITQTATFTATMGSAFAFAILVSILIDIAVQLNVWRMITSSGKRAGELANSAIPFSGHLIAVLVVIGGLAFNIGNIAGGGLGLNALLGIDAKIGGMLTAALAIVIFLLKKAGPVMDVVLVVLGIAMIVMTVIVAVIAQPPIGEALRQTFVPDELNFATITTIVGGTVGGYITYSGAHRYLDSGHTGPEHAGPVMRAAANGIIITGIMRYVLFLAILGVVASGVALDLSSQAANPAGQAFGSVLGDAGLRIFGAIFWAAAISSVIGAAYTSATFLSTFTRKLAGGWPLQLATVAFIVVSLIVYLSIGTAPAAILVFVGGFNGLILPIGLTVFMYIGWFRRDLLGTAKYPMWLLIAGTLVTALTWYMGAVSIGPIFAFLGIGG from the coding sequence ATGTCCGAGCAGTCCACTGCCTCCCTGTCACCGGAGGACCACGCTCGCCTCGCCTCAGCCAAGAAGCGCGCCGGACGCGGCGCCGTCATCGGCGCGATCTTCCTCATGGCCACCAGTGCCATCGGTCCCGGCTTCATCACGCAGACGGCGACGTTCACCGCCACGATGGGCTCGGCATTCGCATTCGCCATCCTCGTGTCGATCCTGATCGACATCGCCGTGCAGCTGAACGTCTGGCGCATGATCACCTCGTCGGGCAAGCGCGCGGGTGAACTGGCCAACAGCGCCATCCCCTTCTCCGGCCACCTCATCGCCGTCCTGGTCGTGATCGGCGGGCTGGCTTTCAACATCGGCAACATCGCCGGCGGCGGTCTGGGGCTGAACGCGCTGCTCGGGATCGACGCCAAGATCGGCGGCATGCTCACCGCCGCCCTGGCGATCGTCATCTTCCTCCTGAAGAAGGCCGGCCCCGTCATGGACGTGGTGCTGGTCGTGCTCGGGATCGCGATGATCGTGATGACCGTCATCGTGGCCGTCATCGCGCAGCCGCCCATCGGCGAAGCACTGCGCCAGACATTCGTGCCTGACGAGCTGAACTTCGCCACCATCACCACCATCGTCGGCGGCACCGTGGGCGGCTACATCACCTACTCGGGTGCTCACCGCTACCTCGACTCCGGTCACACCGGCCCTGAGCATGCCGGACCCGTGATGCGCGCGGCGGCGAACGGCATCATCATCACCGGCATCATGCGCTACGTGCTGTTCCTCGCCATCCTGGGCGTCGTCGCGTCGGGTGTCGCGCTCGACCTCTCCAGCCAGGCTGCCAACCCCGCGGGGCAGGCTTTCGGCTCGGTGCTCGGCGACGCAGGGCTGCGCATCTTCGGTGCCATCTTCTGGGCAGCGGCGATCAGCTCCGTGATCGGTGCCGCCTACACCTCGGCGACCTTCCTCTCGACGTTCACCCGCAAGCTCGCCGGCGGATGGCCGCTGCAGCTGGCGACGGTCGCGTTCATCGTCGTGTCGCTGATCGTGTACCTCTCGATCGGAACGGCACCGGCAGCGATCCTCGTCTTCGTCGGTGGATTCAACGGCCTCATCCTTCCGATCGGGCTCACCGTGTTCATGTACATCGGCTGGTTCCGTCGCGACCTCCTCGGCACGGCGAAATACCCGATGTGGCTCCTCATCGCGGGGACCCTCGTGACCGCGCTCACCTGGTACATGGGTGCGGTGTCGATCGGACCGATCTTCGCCTTCCTCGGAATCGGAGGCTGA
- a CDS encoding GntR family transcriptional regulator, with the protein MNQQGMLADVLRQRIIDGDFAPGSRLSEAALAEQFDVSRNTLREAFRVLAEQGLVEHIPHRGVSVASPSIADVVDIYRARRVIECAALRQSEPEHPAVQRMRAAVEAAEASSSGAAGRDDGAWRGVGSANMAFHVALVDLADSPRLARTYRNVAAELRLAFLTIDDPRSLHEPFVRRNRAVLTAFVEHGPDAGADELERYLVQSERAVLGAFSRMGTA; encoded by the coding sequence ATGAATCAGCAGGGCATGCTCGCCGACGTGCTCCGTCAGCGGATCATCGACGGCGATTTCGCACCGGGCTCACGCCTGTCGGAAGCGGCCCTCGCCGAGCAGTTCGACGTCTCGCGCAACACCCTTCGCGAGGCGTTCCGGGTACTTGCCGAACAAGGCCTGGTCGAGCACATCCCGCACCGCGGGGTCTCGGTGGCCTCCCCCTCGATCGCCGACGTCGTCGACATCTACCGAGCGCGACGCGTCATCGAATGCGCCGCGCTGCGGCAGTCCGAGCCGGAGCATCCCGCCGTCCAGCGGATGCGCGCGGCGGTCGAGGCCGCAGAGGCGAGCAGCTCGGGGGCCGCAGGACGTGACGACGGCGCCTGGCGCGGCGTCGGCAGCGCCAACATGGCGTTCCACGTCGCTCTGGTCGATCTCGCAGACAGCCCCCGGCTCGCCCGCACCTATCGCAACGTGGCCGCCGAGCTGCGGCTCGCATTCCTCACCATCGACGATCCGCGATCGCTGCACGAGCCGTTCGTCCGCAGGAATCGTGCGGTGCTCACGGCCTTCGTCGAGCACGGGCCGGATGCCGGAGCCGACGAGCTCGAGCGATACCTCGTCCAGTCCGAACGCGCCGTACTCGGCGCCTTCTCCCGGATGGGCACGGCCTGA
- a CDS encoding phosphoribosylaminoimidazolesuccinocarboxamide synthase has protein sequence MSAGGFDRSGTRDNGHVSTPSGTAQSIPGWRHIYSGKVRDLYASEDAEDTRILVVASDRVSAFDSVLSPGIPAKGALLTRLSRWWFAQLSDVPNHLAEGDIPDAVADRAMLAQSLRMLPIECVVRGYITGSGWAEYQQSGTVCGIPLPGGLHNGDRLPEPLFTPAYKAPMGEHDENITFEKTVELVGAERAAELRDTSLALYTRAAAIAEEKGLILADTKFEFGTDADGTLRLADEVLTSDSSRYWDAETWRSGTTPEERMASFDKQIVRDWLAANWDKQGDAPALSDDVVERTAARYRELIDRLGA, from the coding sequence ATGTCGGCCGGCGGATTCGATCGTTCAGGCACCCGCGATAATGGGCACGTGAGCACTCCTTCAGGCACGGCACAGAGCATCCCCGGCTGGCGGCACATCTACTCCGGCAAGGTCCGAGACCTGTACGCCTCGGAAGACGCCGAAGACACGCGCATCCTGGTCGTGGCATCCGATCGAGTGAGCGCCTTCGATTCCGTGCTCTCCCCCGGCATCCCCGCCAAGGGCGCCCTGCTCACCCGGCTCAGCCGCTGGTGGTTCGCACAGCTCTCCGACGTGCCCAATCACCTCGCCGAAGGCGATATCCCGGATGCCGTCGCCGATCGCGCCATGCTCGCACAGTCGCTCCGGATGCTGCCCATCGAGTGCGTCGTGCGCGGCTACATCACCGGCTCCGGATGGGCGGAGTATCAGCAGAGCGGCACAGTGTGCGGCATCCCGCTTCCGGGCGGTCTGCACAACGGCGACCGGCTGCCCGAGCCGCTGTTCACCCCCGCATACAAGGCCCCGATGGGCGAGCACGACGAGAACATCACCTTCGAGAAGACCGTCGAACTGGTCGGCGCAGAGCGCGCCGCGGAACTGCGCGACACCTCGCTGGCGCTCTACACCCGCGCGGCCGCGATCGCCGAAGAGAAGGGCCTCATCCTCGCCGACACCAAGTTCGAGTTCGGGACGGATGCCGACGGCACCCTGCGGCTGGCCGACGAGGTGCTCACCAGCGACTCATCACGGTACTGGGATGCCGAGACGTGGCGGAGCGGCACCACTCCCGAAGAGCGGATGGCGAGCTTCGACAAGCAGATCGTGCGCGACTGGCTGGCCGCGAACTGGGACAAGCAGGGAGACGCGCCCGCGCTGTCGGACGACGTCGTCGAGCGCACCGCCGCCCGCTATCGGGAACTGATCGACCGACTCGGGGCGTGA
- a CDS encoding GNAT family N-acetyltransferase: MTIDLIRPTTDLFDSWAEAVAEFGDLHIDGSGLQAPVTPDRATLDALIEKATLFADTTVAPPEGLVHNDLYWIVVDDEVIGFLSFRHTLNDWLREAGGHIGYAVRSSHRRQGYATAALALGLERAREIGLDRVFVTCDDDNVASARTIEKAGGVLQDVSDQSERGHAMLRRYWIEL; this comes from the coding sequence ATGACGATCGACCTCATCCGACCCACCACCGATCTTTTCGACAGCTGGGCGGAGGCCGTCGCCGAGTTCGGTGATCTGCACATTGACGGATCGGGTCTCCAGGCGCCGGTCACTCCGGATCGCGCGACGCTCGACGCGCTGATCGAGAAGGCGACGCTGTTCGCCGACACCACGGTCGCGCCGCCCGAGGGCCTCGTGCACAACGACCTGTACTGGATCGTCGTCGACGACGAAGTCATCGGTTTCCTCTCGTTTCGGCACACGCTGAACGACTGGCTGCGCGAAGCCGGCGGGCACATCGGCTACGCAGTGCGCTCGTCGCATCGGCGTCAGGGGTACGCCACGGCGGCGCTCGCTCTCGGCCTCGAGCGCGCCAGGGAGATCGGTCTCGATCGTGTGTTCGTCACCTGCGACGACGACAACGTCGCCTCGGCCCGCACGATCGAGAAGGCTGGCGGCGTGCTGCAGGACGTGAGCGACCAGTCGGAGCGCGGCCACGCGATGCTGCGCCGGTACTGGATCGAGCTGTAA
- a CDS encoding LamB/YcsF family protein produces MATIDLNSDLGENVPDRIVSDDESMLAIVTSANVSCGFHAGSPEGIRSTLAAAVRGGVVIGAHPGYRDYDNFGRTAMDIDSATLQAHVEYQLGALSGLAAAVGGTVAYVKPHGALYNTIARDERQAEAVVAAVRAIDPSLVLLGLAGGVVLEVAERAGLAVAAEAFADRAYLPDGQLVPRTQEGAVLHDAEAVAERMVRLADEGVIRAIDGTDVAVRAQSICVHGDSPGSVEMAAATRRMLEAAGITVAPFAR; encoded by the coding sequence GTGGCAACCATCGACCTCAACTCGGATCTCGGAGAGAACGTCCCCGACCGGATCGTCAGCGATGACGAGAGCATGCTCGCCATCGTCACCAGCGCCAATGTGTCCTGCGGGTTCCACGCCGGGAGTCCGGAGGGCATCCGATCCACCCTCGCCGCGGCCGTGCGTGGCGGGGTGGTGATCGGCGCCCACCCCGGGTACCGCGACTACGACAATTTCGGGCGCACCGCGATGGACATCGACTCGGCCACGTTGCAGGCTCACGTCGAGTATCAGCTCGGGGCACTCAGCGGTCTCGCCGCGGCCGTCGGCGGCACCGTCGCGTACGTCAAGCCGCACGGCGCGCTGTACAACACGATCGCGCGCGACGAACGACAGGCCGAGGCCGTCGTCGCCGCCGTCCGCGCGATCGACCCGAGTCTCGTCCTGCTCGGTCTCGCCGGGGGTGTCGTCCTCGAGGTCGCCGAACGTGCAGGACTCGCCGTCGCGGCCGAGGCGTTCGCCGACCGTGCTTATCTTCCCGACGGACAGCTGGTCCCGCGCACGCAGGAGGGGGCCGTGCTGCACGATGCCGAGGCGGTCGCCGAGCGCATGGTGCGCCTGGCCGACGAGGGTGTCATCCGGGCGATCGACGGCACGGACGTCGCTGTGCGCGCCCAGTCGATCTGCGTGCACGGCGACAGTCCAGGGTCGGTCGAGATGGCTGCAGCGACCCGGCGGATGCTCGAGGCGGCAGGAATCACCGTCGCCCCGTTCGCCCGGTGA
- a CDS encoding biotin carboxylase N-terminal domain-containing protein produces the protein MKKVLIANRGEIAVRIIRACAEAGYMSIAVYADQDADALHVRLADEATGLGGTTSADTYLSVEALLDAAKRMKADAVHPGYGFLSESAEFARAVEDAGLVWIGPAPASIEALGDKMTARRIALRVGAPLAPGTDEPLAGPAEAVDFAEQHGLPIAIKAAFGGGGRGLKVVRELSDVAAAFDAATREAIAAFGRGECFVERFLESPRHIEVQVLGDGRGGVVVVGDRDCSMQRRNQKLIEEAPAPGLSADQRSQIHSAAQAICAEVQYRGAGTVEFLLAADGTISFLEVNTRLQVEHPVTEQVTGVDLVREQFRIAFGEGMSLSQTPEPRGHAFEFRINAEDPGRGFLPSPGRVDILRVPGGPGVRWDSGIEAGDEVQPAFDSMIAKLIVHADTRDAALVRSRRALRELVVEGPATVVPFARLALEEEAFATRAFAVHTQWIESTLLPRLEPQLRPSPSTEAALQRFPVEIDGRRVMLGLPAALLAGFAQGATDLAPAVGSDPGELRAPAPGTLVRWLVSEGADVVVGDSVAVLDAMKMETTVTAHRAGAVSPRVEVGSSVAADGVLAVIA, from the coding sequence ATGAAGAAGGTGCTGATCGCCAATCGCGGCGAGATCGCTGTGCGCATCATCCGAGCCTGCGCGGAGGCGGGGTATATGTCGATCGCGGTATATGCGGATCAGGATGCCGACGCTCTGCACGTGCGGCTGGCCGACGAGGCCACCGGCCTGGGCGGCACGACGTCCGCGGACACCTACCTCTCGGTCGAGGCCCTGCTCGACGCCGCGAAGCGGATGAAGGCGGACGCCGTCCACCCCGGCTATGGATTCCTCTCCGAAAGCGCGGAGTTCGCCCGCGCCGTGGAGGACGCCGGCCTCGTCTGGATCGGACCGGCACCGGCGAGCATCGAGGCGCTCGGCGACAAGATGACCGCACGGCGGATCGCTCTGCGCGTGGGAGCGCCGCTGGCCCCCGGCACCGATGAGCCGCTCGCCGGTCCTGCGGAAGCGGTGGACTTCGCCGAGCAGCACGGCCTGCCCATCGCCATCAAGGCCGCGTTCGGTGGGGGTGGGCGAGGTCTGAAGGTCGTCCGTGAACTGTCCGACGTCGCTGCCGCGTTCGACGCGGCGACGCGTGAGGCGATCGCTGCGTTCGGTCGCGGCGAGTGCTTCGTGGAGCGATTTCTCGAAAGCCCGCGGCACATCGAGGTGCAGGTGCTGGGTGACGGCCGAGGAGGCGTCGTCGTCGTGGGCGACCGGGACTGCTCGATGCAGCGCCGCAACCAGAAGCTCATCGAAGAGGCACCGGCACCGGGGCTCTCCGCCGATCAGCGGTCACAGATCCACTCCGCGGCACAGGCGATCTGTGCCGAGGTGCAGTACCGCGGAGCGGGCACCGTCGAGTTCCTCCTCGCCGCCGACGGCACGATCTCGTTCCTCGAGGTGAACACCCGGTTGCAGGTCGAGCATCCGGTCACCGAGCAGGTCACCGGGGTCGACCTGGTTCGAGAGCAGTTCCGGATCGCTTTCGGCGAGGGGATGTCGTTGTCGCAGACGCCCGAGCCACGGGGGCACGCCTTCGAGTTCCGCATCAACGCCGAGGATCCAGGACGCGGATTCCTGCCCAGTCCCGGGCGAGTGGACATCCTGCGTGTACCGGGCGGTCCGGGCGTGCGCTGGGACAGCGGCATCGAGGCAGGTGACGAGGTGCAGCCCGCGTTCGACTCGATGATCGCCAAGCTCATCGTGCACGCGGACACGCGTGACGCCGCTCTCGTGCGATCGCGTCGGGCGCTCCGCGAACTGGTGGTGGAGGGGCCGGCGACAGTCGTCCCCTTCGCCCGGCTCGCGCTCGAGGAGGAGGCATTCGCCACACGGGCTTTCGCCGTCCACACGCAGTGGATCGAGAGCACGCTCCTCCCGCGCTTGGAGCCTCAACTCCGCCCCAGCCCCTCGACGGAGGCGGCGCTGCAGCGGTTCCCCGTCGAGATCGACGGCCGTCGGGTGATGCTCGGTCTCCCGGCCGCGCTGCTCGCGGGCTTCGCGCAGGGTGCGACTGACCTGGCACCCGCCGTCGGGTCCGACCCGGGAGAGCTTCGCGCGCCTGCGCCGGGCACGCTGGTGCGCTGGCTCGTCTCCGAAGGGGCTGACGTCGTTGTCGGCGATTCCGTCGCCGTGCTCGACGCCATGAAGATGGAGACGACCGTCACCGCCCATCGCGCCGGCGCCGTGTCTCCGCGCGTCGAGGTCGGCTCGTCGGTCGCGGCCGACGGCGTGCTCGCCGTCATCGCCTGA